The Medicago truncatula cultivar Jemalong A17 chromosome 4, MtrunA17r5.0-ANR, whole genome shotgun sequence genome includes a region encoding these proteins:
- the LOC11441614 gene encoding uncharacterized protein yields MALGSMERFLSLQDITPDFLDAVKFLQKSLLEKSGDGDKNFKDLAFSVGEILKRIQTAHKYCDLADKNLKDPTISQDEMDVYMKEFQMWKENLEKAKSDWISIRKRIDELSSSERKIVEEEITLEALHENPPKQGETSKDTQPDKDSDGSKKSKETPVKKKLGKCCIPFNQ; encoded by the exons ATGGCCTTAGGAAGCATGGAGAGATTTCTTAGTCTTCAAGATATTACACCCGACTTCCTGGATGCGGTAAAGTTCCTGCAAAAAAGCCTATTGGAAAAATCGGGTGATGGAGATAAGAATTTTAAAGACTTGGCATTCTCGGTTGGAGAAATCTTGAAACGTATCCAGACTGCACATAAATATTGTGACTTGGCTGATAAAAATCTGAAGGATCCCACCATATCACAGGATGAGATGGACGTGTATATGAAAGAGTTTCAAATGTGGAAAGAAAATTTAGAGAAGGCTAAGAGTGATTGGATATCTATCAGGAAACGCATAGATGAGCTTAGTTCAAGCGAAAGGAAGATCGTGGAAGAAGAAATAACATTGGAAGCTCTGCATGAGAATCCCCCTA AGCAGGGCGAGACATCGAAGGACACTCAACCAGATAAGGATAGCGATGGATcaaaaaaaagcaaagaaaCCCCGGTCAAGAAAAAATTAGGAAAATGCTGCATTCCTTTCAATCAGTA A
- the LOC120575793 gene encoding probable protein phosphatase 2C 67, with the protein MVVPPFLTCGRSGKGKDEEEEKKEKEKAEEEVHDNLVWCEDRKENDYHCSIATSQSNTVMEDFYQVEFGKNSLFVGVYDGHKGLDAARFIRVCLFPELSSESSSFSLLCFHYSDDFQSLHNLEIIGLVTENKVVSEDIMEQAVDFIEKGFKEYVTNNIDDDGRVGSVGSCCLFGIIWGRTLFVANVGDSRAILGSSKGFFKRPHVVQLTVDHHVSHAAAREEIRNHITNDPFVLCKNRGSLRVKSLIEITRSIGDAYLKWSDPHPSFETFSRYEANVISEKPFTDRRDIDESDKFLIFASHGFWKLMTNSEAADIVYNNSQDGISKRLVRAALEKAINDIITYCNLQNLKAGNGLLGRRHYYDDVTVIVIFLNKRSDTPTTEPEFQSTTSTNELKISKFVHL; encoded by the exons ATGGTAGTACCGCCGTTTCTAACTTGTGGGAGGAGTGGGAAGGGtaaggatgaagaagaagaaaaaaaagaaaaagaaaaggcagAAGAAGAAGTACATGACAATCTGGTGTGGTGTGAAGATAGAAAGGAAAATGATTACCATTGTTCTATTGCTACATCTCAATCTAATACTGTAATGGAGGATTTTTATCAAGTTGAGTTTGGCAAGAACTCACTGTTTGTTGGAGTTTATGATGGCCATAAAGGTCTTGATGCCGCCCGGTTTATCCGTGTTTGTCTCTTCCCTGAACTAAGTAGTGagtcttcttccttttctcttttatgCTTTCATTATTCAGATGACTTTCAATCTTTGCACAACTTAGAGATTATTG GGCTTGTTACGGAGAACAAAGTCGTATCTGAAGATATTATGGAACAAGCTGTTGATTTTATTGAGAAGGGCTTTAAGGAATATGTTACAAATAATATTGATGACGATGGAAGGGTAGGAAGTGTTGGTTCCTGCTGCCTATTTGGAATAATATGGGGAAGGACTCTTTTTGTTGCAAATGTTGGAGATTCCCGCGCGATTCTTGGTTCTTCTAAGGGTTTTTTTAAAAGACCACATGTTGTTCAACTTACAGTTGATCACCATGTTAGTCATGCAGCTGCTAGAGAAGAGATCCGGAACCATATCACTAATGATCCATTTGTTTTGTGCAAGAATCGTGGATCATTGCGAGTTAAAAGCTTAATTGAg ATAACCAGAAGCATTGGGGATGCATATCTAAAGTGGTCGGATCCACATCCAAGCTTTGAAACATTTTCTAGATATGAAGCAAATGTAATCTCAGAAAAACCATTTACAGATAGAAGAGATATAGATGAGAGTGATAAATTCCTAATATTTGCTTCACATGGTTTTTGGAAACTTATGACAAATTCGGAAGCAGCTGATATTGTTTACAACAATAGCCAAGAT GGAATCTCAAAAAGACTTGTGAGAGCTGCTCTAGAGAAGGCCATCAATGATATTATCACTTATTGCAATCTTCAGAACTTGAAAGCAGGCAATGGTTTGCTGGGTCGTCGTCATTATTATGACGATGTCACTGTAATTGTCATATTCTTGAACAAAAGGAGCGACACACCAACGACGGAACCCGAATTTCAATCAACAACTTCTACAAATGAGTTGAAG ATATCCAAGTTTGTTCATCTGTAG